One Funiculus sociatus GB2-C1 genomic window, AATTCTATTCCTTCCATCTTTCTTTCTCGCTCTATAGCGCTTACGCGCATGGCTTCGCTAATGCGTCTAAGCGCTAACACCCAGGCTCCGCCAATGCGGTTTATTTCCTTTGTCCCCAAGCCTTCATCTTACCTGGATTCAACAACCCATAAGGATCAACCATCTCCTTAAACTGCAACTGCACCGGATCAATACTTTTTCTTCCCCCATCTTCCAAAATATAAGTGTGAGGATTAGCAATAAACGCCCCCTGTTCCTCGTGATAACGAATAATTTCCTTCAACCTTTCCTCAGTCGTATAGCGAACAATTTGCAAAGCAGCAGGGATAGCAGTACCATTCACCCGAAGGAATTCCAAGTGCATCATCACTTCCTCGCCAAAATGATGATACATATGCTCTACCAACTTAAGACTTTTGTCTGCTGGAAATAAAGTTTGTAAATAAGTGAGTGTCTGGTCAACACTACGAGCGTGTAAAGTAGTATGATTCCAAGTAAACTCTGCTAAAGAAGTGCCTTTACTCGCTTCTTTTGCAGATTTTTCATAACAAATTGTACCCCCATATTCCCGAATCAAACCTTGCAACGGTTCCAGACAACATTCTGCCACCATCAATAAAGCACAGTGACTATTTTCAGGAATCTGATTGCGTAAAGCAGCAAAATAAGATGGAATTGGCGCAGCACAGATACAAATTAATTTCTTAATCAAACCATCAGCATCACCCAGACTTTGACCAAAGCGAGCAGCTGTCATAAAATCATCAAAAGTGACGATTAATTCTGCCCAAGCATAAGCAGGGCCAAGGGGAATTTCTAACTCAGTGATAATCCCATTCGTCCCGTAGGCGTGATTTACCTTTTGGACTTCATCGCCACGTAACTCAATTACACGCGGTACATCTTCCATCGTCACCACTCTAACAGCATGGAGATTACCGCGATCGCGCAACTGCCCGTAAGTAATCGAACCAATTCCCCCACTCCCACCGCCAATAAACCCTCCAACTGTTGCCGTGCGGTAAGTTGAAGGTGCCATTCGCATTTCCCAC contains:
- a CDS encoding FAD-binding oxidoreductase; the protein is MTATSIPSIDWNALSSELTGIEIITDATQVAKLSQDYYTFSPVLQNLLSGKTGNLVARPVTEAQVLQVAAACVKYKAPLTVRGAGTGNYGQCVPLEGGVILDTTRLNEIRWIKPGLACVEPGVKLAALDKQAREAGWEMRMAPSTYRTATVGGFIGGGSGGIGSITYGQLRDRGNLHAVRVVTMEDVPRVIELRGDEVQKVNHAYGTNGIITELEIPLGPAYAWAELIVTFDDFMTAARFGQSLGDADGLIKKLICICAAPIPSYFAALRNQIPENSHCALLMVAECCLEPLQGLIREYGGTICYEKSAKEASKGTSLAEFTWNHTTLHARSVDQTLTYLQTLFPADKSLKLVEHMYHHFGEEVMMHLEFLRVNGTAIPAALQIVRYTTEERLKEIIRYHEEQGAFIANPHTYILEDGGRKSIDPVQLQFKEMVDPYGLLNPGKMKAWGQRK